A single Garra rufa chromosome 9, GarRuf1.0, whole genome shotgun sequence DNA region contains:
- the LOC141342133 gene encoding tripartite motif-containing protein 16-like isoform X2, with translation MAGARIFPDEFMCSVCLDLLKDPVTIPCGHSYCKSCITERWNQEDQTSVYSCPQCRQTFSPRPALARNTMLAEMVEKLMKRKRPADCDAGAGDVECDVCTERKYKAVKSCLMCLNSYCQNHLEKHESWFKGKRHNLTDATGRLQEMICQKHEKILEVFCRTDQKCICVLCTMDEHKNHDTVSAAAQRTEKQKQLKETQKTFQQRIQQREKDFQQLREAVESHKRSAQTAVEDSERIFTELIHSIERRRSEPIRLIRDQEKQAVSRAEGRLERLEQEINDLRRRDAELEQLSHTQDHIQFLQSFQSLSALLETTDRNDKVFISPVSFNELRESVHQLRDKLEDFCKEELKKISEGVTFTNIVPRTRNDFLQYSHQLTLDLDTVNQWVHLSESNKVITYIGKKQQYPDHPDRFTNWYQVLCRESVCGRCYWELEWSGLVHISVSYKSISRKGWGKECGFGNNDQSWSLFCSPSRYSFRHNNIKTALPVKSISSRIGVYVDHSAGTLSFYSVSDTMSLIHTVHTTFTQPLYPGFNVVQKGSSVKLC, from the exons ATGGCAGGAGCCAGAATTTTTCCAGATGAGTTCATGTGTTCagtgtgtctggatctcctgaaggatccagtgaccattccctgtggacacagttactgtaagagcTGTATTACAGAGCGCTGGAATCAGGAGGATCAGACAAGtgtctacagctgccctcagtgcagacagaccttcagtccaagacctgctttagctagaaacaccatgctggctgaaaTGGTGGAGAAACTGATGAAGAGGAAACGTCCTGCTGACTGTGATGCTGGAGCTGGGGATGTGgagtgtgacgtctgtactgAAAGAAAATACAAAGCCGTCAAGTCCTGTCTGATGTGTCTGAACTCTTACTGTCAGAATCACCTTGAAAAACATGAGAGTTGGTTTAAAGGAAAGAGACACAATTTGACTGAtgccactggacgactgcaggagatgatctgccagaaACATGAGAAGATCCTTGAGGTTTTTTGTCGCACTGATCAGAAATGTATATGTGTGCTGTGTACGATGGATGAACATAAAAACCACGACACTGTATCAGCTGCagcacagaggacagagaaaCAG AAGCAGCTGAAGGAGACGCAGAAGACGTtccagcagagaatccagcaAAGAGAGAAAGATTTTCAGCAGCTGAGAGAGGctgtggagtctcataag cgctctgcacagacagcagtggaggacagtgagaggatctttactgagctcatccACTCCATTGAGAGAAGACGCTCTGAGCCGATacggctgatcagagatcaggaaaagcaagcagtgagtcgagctgaaggacgactggagcgactggagcaggagatcaatgatctgaggaggagagacgctgagctggagcagctttcacacacacaggatcacatccagttcctgcag agTTTCCAGTCTCTCTCAGCACTTCTTGAAACTACAGACAGAAATGACAAAGTTTTCATTTCTCCAGTCTCTTTTAATGAACTGAGAGAATCTGTCCATCAGCTGAGAGACAAACTGGAGGATTTCTGCAAAGAGGAGCTCAAGAAGATCTCAGAAGGAG tcacattcaccaacattgttcccaggaccaggaacgacttcctacaat attcccatcagcTCACTCTGGATTTAGACACAGTGAATCAATGGGTCCATCTGTCTGAGAGCAACAAAGTGATTACTTACATtggaaaaaaacagcaatatccagatcatccagacagatttacAAATTGGtatcaggtgttgtgtagagagagtgtgtgtggacgctgttactgggagctggAGTGGAGTGGACTTGTtcatatatcagtgtcatataagagcatcagcaggaagggatgGGGTAAAGAATGTGGGTTTGGaaataatgatcagtcctggagtttgttctgctctcCCTCTAGGTACTCATTCAGACACAATAACATAAAGACTGCTCTCCCTGTGAAATCCatcagcagtagaataggagtgtatgtggatcacagtgcaggaactctgtccttctacagcgtctctgacacaatgagcctcatccacacagtccacaccacattcactcagccgctctatcctgggtttaatGTTGTTCAAAAAGGATCATCAGTGAAACTGTGCTGA
- the LOC141342133 gene encoding E3 ubiquitin/ISG15 ligase TRIM25-like isoform X1, which produces MAGARIFPDEFMCSVCLDLLKDPVTIPCGHSYCKSCITERWNQEDQTSVYSCPQCRQTFSPRPALARNTMLAEMVEKLMKRKRPADCDAGAGDVECDVCTERKYKAVKSCLMCLNSYCQNHLEKHESWFKGKRHNLTDATGRLQEMICQKHEKILEVFCRTDQKCICVLCTMDEHKNHDTVSAAAQRTEKQKQLKETQKTFQQRIQQREKDFQQLREAVESHKRSAQTAVEDSERIFTELIHSIERRRSEPIRLIRDQEKQAVSRAEGRLERLEQEINDLRRRDAELEQLSHTQDHIQFLQSFQSLSALLETTDRNDKVFISPVSFNELRESVHQLRDKLEDFCKEELKKISEGGKVHHHLIFTNIVPRTRNDFLQYSHQLTLDLDTVNQWVHLSESNKVITYIGKKQQYPDHPDRFTNWYQVLCRESVCGRCYWELEWSGLVHISVSYKSISRKGWGKECGFGNNDQSWSLFCSPSRYSFRHNNIKTALPVKSISSRIGVYVDHSAGTLSFYSVSDTMSLIHTVHTTFTQPLYPGFNVVQKGSSVKLC; this is translated from the exons ATGGCAGGAGCCAGAATTTTTCCAGATGAGTTCATGTGTTCagtgtgtctggatctcctgaaggatccagtgaccattccctgtggacacagttactgtaagagcTGTATTACAGAGCGCTGGAATCAGGAGGATCAGACAAGtgtctacagctgccctcagtgcagacagaccttcagtccaagacctgctttagctagaaacaccatgctggctgaaaTGGTGGAGAAACTGATGAAGAGGAAACGTCCTGCTGACTGTGATGCTGGAGCTGGGGATGTGgagtgtgacgtctgtactgAAAGAAAATACAAAGCCGTCAAGTCCTGTCTGATGTGTCTGAACTCTTACTGTCAGAATCACCTTGAAAAACATGAGAGTTGGTTTAAAGGAAAGAGACACAATTTGACTGAtgccactggacgactgcaggagatgatctgccagaaACATGAGAAGATCCTTGAGGTTTTTTGTCGCACTGATCAGAAATGTATATGTGTGCTGTGTACGATGGATGAACATAAAAACCACGACACTGTATCAGCTGCagcacagaggacagagaaaCAG AAGCAGCTGAAGGAGACGCAGAAGACGTtccagcagagaatccagcaAAGAGAGAAAGATTTTCAGCAGCTGAGAGAGGctgtggagtctcataag cgctctgcacagacagcagtggaggacagtgagaggatctttactgagctcatccACTCCATTGAGAGAAGACGCTCTGAGCCGATacggctgatcagagatcaggaaaagcaagcagtgagtcgagctgaaggacgactggagcgactggagcaggagatcaatgatctgaggaggagagacgctgagctggagcagctttcacacacacaggatcacatccagttcctgcag agTTTCCAGTCTCTCTCAGCACTTCTTGAAACTACAGACAGAAATGACAAAGTTTTCATTTCTCCAGTCTCTTTTAATGAACTGAGAGAATCTGTCCATCAGCTGAGAGACAAACTGGAGGATTTCTGCAAAGAGGAGCTCAAGAAGATCTCAGAAGGAGGTAAAGTCCATCATCATCTCAT attcaccaacattgttcccaggaccaggaacgacttcctacaat attcccatcagcTCACTCTGGATTTAGACACAGTGAATCAATGGGTCCATCTGTCTGAGAGCAACAAAGTGATTACTTACATtggaaaaaaacagcaatatccagatcatccagacagatttacAAATTGGtatcaggtgttgtgtagagagagtgtgtgtggacgctgttactgggagctggAGTGGAGTGGACTTGTtcatatatcagtgtcatataagagcatcagcaggaagggatgGGGTAAAGAATGTGGGTTTGGaaataatgatcagtcctggagtttgttctgctctcCCTCTAGGTACTCATTCAGACACAATAACATAAAGACTGCTCTCCCTGTGAAATCCatcagcagtagaataggagtgtatgtggatcacagtgcaggaactctgtccttctacagcgtctctgacacaatgagcctcatccacacagtccacaccacattcactcagccgctctatcctgggtttaatGTTGTTCAAAAAGGATCATCAGTGAAACTGTGCTGA
- the LOC141342134 gene encoding E3 ubiquitin/ISG15 ligase TRIM25-like — MAEVRVFPDELVCSVCLDLLKDPVTIQCGHSYCKSCITERWDQEDQMRVYSCPQCRQTFSPRPALATNTMLTEVARKLENKRPADCLSGAGDVECDVCTGRKYKAVKSCLMCLNSYCQNHLEQHESWFKGKRHNLTDATGRLQEMICQKHEKILEVFCRTDQKCICVLCTMDEHKNHDTVSAAAQRTEKQKQLKETQETFQQRIQQKDKDVQELREAVESHKRSAQTAVEDSERIFTELIRSIKRSRSEPIRLIRDQEKRAVSRAEERLERLEQEINDLRRRDAELEQLSHTQDHIQFLQSFQSLSAPPESTDRNDDAFSSLISFDRLTKSICQLRDKLEDFCTEELKKISDRVTYNNIAPKIRNHFLQYSHRLTLDLNTVNKHLRLTERNRVITVAGTDQLYSDHPDRFDVCQVLCRESVCGRCYWELEWSGDKGVRISVSYKSISRKGDGDECRFGKNDQSWSLFCSPYRYSFIHNNMKTVLPVKSISSRIGVFVDHSAGTLSFYSVSDTMSLIHTVHTTFTQPLYLGFWVYVGSSVKLS; from the exons ATGGCAGAAGTCAGAGTTTTTCCAGATGAGTTAGTGTGTTCAGTTtgtctggatctcctgaaggatccGGTGACCATCcagtgtggacacagttactgtaagagctgtattacagagcgctgggatcaggaggatcagatgagagtctacagctgccctcagtgcagacagaccttcagtccaagacctgctttagctaCAAACACCATGCTGACTGAAGTGGCGAGGAAACTGGAGAATAAACGTCCTGCTGACTGTTTGTCTGGAGCTGGGGATGTGgagtgtgacgtctgtactggaAGAAAATACAAAGCCGTCAAGTCCTGTCTAATGTGTCTGAACTCTTACTGTCAGAATCACcttgaacaacatgagagttGGTTTAAAGGAAAGAGACATAATTTGACTGAtgccactggacgactgcaggagatgatctgccagaaACATGAGAAGATCCTTGAGGTTTTCTGTCGCACTGATCAGAAATGCATCTGTGTGCTGTGTACGATGGATGAACATAAAAACCACGACACTGTTTCAGCTGCagcacagaggacagagaaaCAG AAGCAGCTGAAGGAGACGCAGGAGACGTtccagcagagaatccagcagaAAGATAAAGATGTTCAGGAGCTGAGAGAGGctgtggagtctcataag cgctctgcacagacagcagtggaggacagtgagaggatctttactgagctcatccgctccattAAGAGAAGCCGCTCTGAGCCGATTCGGCTtatcagagatcaggaaaagcgAGCAGTAAGTCGAGCTGAGGAACGTctggagcgactggagcaggagatcaatgatctgaggaggagagacgctgagctggagcagctttcacacacacaggatcacatccagttcctgcag agtttccagtctctctcagcacctcctgaatctaCAGACAGAAATGATGATGCCTTCAGTTCTCTCATCTCTTTTGATCGTCTGACAAAATCTATCTGTCAGCTGAGAGACAAACTGGAGGATTTCTGCACAGAGGAGCTCAAGAAGATCTCAGACAGAG tcacatACAACAACATTGCTCCCAAGATCAGGAACCActtcctacaat attcccatcGGCTCACTCTAGATCTTAACACAGTGAATAAACACCTCCGTCTGACTGAAAGAAACAGAGTAATTACTGTCGCTGGAACAGATCAGTTGTAttctgatcatccagacagatttgatgtgtgccaggtgttgtgtagagagagtgtgtgtggacgctgttactgggagctggAGTGGAGTGGAGATAAAGGTGTGCGTATATCAGTGTCATacaagagcatcagcaggaagggagaTGGCGATGAGTGTCGGTTTGGAAagaatgatcagtcctggagtttgttctgctctcCCTACAGATACTCATTCATACACAACAATATGAAGACTGTTCTCCCTGTGAAGTCCatcagcagtagaataggagtgtttgtggatcacagtgcaggaactctgtccttctacagcgtctcagacacaatgagcctcatccacacagtccacaccacattcactcagccacTCTATCTTGGGTTTTGGGTTTATGTCGGATCATCAGTGAAACTGTCTTGA